The proteins below are encoded in one region of Triticum aestivum cultivar Chinese Spring chromosome 1B, IWGSC CS RefSeq v2.1, whole genome shotgun sequence:
- the LOC123085148 gene encoding mitochondrial import inner membrane translocase subunit Tim9: MDTTGATAATAAAGGGGSEEEDQARLAAITDNLKARDSIRLYAWLSHRCFSDCVTTFYRKTLGKREGDCVRACVRKYQLATAASAARFNKLADPSAAADDDDDEDD, translated from the exons ATGGACACCACCGGCGCcacagccgccaccgccgccgccggcggggGAGGCAGCGAGGAGGAGGACCAGGCCCGCTTGGCCGCCATCACCGACAACCTCAAGGCCCGTGACTC GATCCGGCTGTACGCCTGGCTCTCGCACCGGTGCTTCTCCGACTGCGTCACCACCTTCTACCGCAAGACGCTGGGCAAGCGCGAGGGGGACTGCGTCCGCGCCTGCGTCCGCAAGTACCAGCTCGCCACCGCCGCGTCCGCCGCCCGCTTCAAcaagctcgccgacccctccgccgccgccgacgacgacgacgacgaggacgactgA